In Sulfitobacter sp. LCG007, the sequence CGCCCAGACCGTTGCCTATGTCCGCGACACGATGCTGCCGCCGACCGATCCGCCCGCGCGCGAAACGGGCGCGGTGAAATGGGTCCGCGAGAACCTCTTCTCGTCGATCCCCTATTCCATCCTGACCCTGCTGGCGCTTTACGTCGTCTGGTCGGTGCTCTCGGGCATCCTGCCCTGGCTCTTCGGCGGGGTCTGGAACGCGCCCGACATTCGCGCCTGCCGCGAGATCCTCGCCGGAGCGGAGGGCGGCTGCTTCGCGGTCCTCACCGAGCGCTGGAACCAATTGCTCTTTGGCATCGCCTATCCCCAGGACGGATACTGGCGCCCCACCCTGGCATTCGTGCTCCTTTTCGTGGCCGCGGCCCCGCTGCTGTTCGCGCATCTGCCCCGCAGACTTCTGATCGTCAGCGCGCTTTATCCCTTCATCGCCTACTGGCTGATATGGGGCGGCACCTTCCTTATCCCGGTGGTTCAGCTGGCCGGCGTGGTTGCAGGCTATCTGGTCTACAGCCGCCTCGTCGCGCGCGGTTTCCTCACCGCGCTTCTTGGCGGGATCGTCGGCGCGGCTTTGGTCTGGTGGCTTGGCGGGTACCTGACAGAGGCCATGCCCCGCTTTGCCGCGCTCGAGGAGGTTCCGTCGCGCAACATGGGCGGCTTCATGCTGAACATGATCCTTGGAACGATCTGCGTGTCGCTTTCGCTGCCGCTGGGCATCCTGCTGGCGCTGGGACGGAGAAGCAGGCTTCCGATCATCAAGCTGATCTGCGTCGTCTTCATCGAGTTCATCCGGGGCGTTCCGCTGATCACGCTGCTGTTCGTGGCGAATGTCGTGTTGGCCTACTTCCTGCCTCCCGGCACGAACTTCGACCTGATCCTGCGCGTGATCATCATGATCACCATGTTCGCCTCGGCCTATATCGCCGAGGTCATCCGGGGCGGGCTCGCCGCACTGCCGAAGGGGCAATACGAGGCGGCGGACAGTCTCGGCCTCGACTACGCGCAGTCGATGCGGCTGATCATCCTGCCCCAGGCGCTGAAAATCTCGATCCCGGGTATAGTGAATGTCGCCGTGGGCCTTTTCAAGGACACCACGCTGGTCTCGATCATCTCGATGTTCGACCTCGTGGGCATGATCCGCGGCCCGATTCTCGCCTCGACCGAATGGAATGGCGTCTACTGGGAACTCTGGGGTTTCGCGGCGCTGCTGTTCTTCGTCGTCTGCTACGGCATCTCGCAATATTCGCAGTGGCTGGAGCGTCAGCTTCAGACCGGCCACCACTAGGGAAAGGGCCAGGACAATGGCTGAACAAGCAAGATCCATGATCTCCGACAAGGTGGCCGTTCAGATCACCAGAATGAACAAGTGGTACGGCACCTTCCATGTGCTGCGCGACATCGACCTGACCGTCTATCAGGGCGAGAGGATCGTCATCGCAGGCCCCTCCGGCTCGGGCAAGTCGACCCTGATCCGGTGCATCAATGCGCTGGAGGAACATCAGGAGGGGCGGATCGAGGTGGACGGAACCGTGCTGTCCTCCGATCTCAAGAACATCGACAAGATCCGCTCCGAGGTCGGCATGTGCTTTCAGCACTTCAACCTCTTTCCGCATCTGACCATTCTCGAGAACTGCACCCTCGCGCCGATCTGGGTCCGCAAGACCCCGAAGAAGGAGGCCGAGGAGACCGCGATGCATTTCCTGCGCAAGGTCAAGATTCCGGATCAGGCGAACAAGTACCCCGGCCAGTTGTCCGGCGGGCAGCAGCAGCGGGTGGCGATTGCGCGTTCCCTCTGCATGAAGCCCCGCATCATGCTGTTCGACGAGCCGACCTCGGCGCTTGACCCGGAGATGATCAAGGAAGTGCTCGACACCATGGTCGAGCTGGCGCAGGAGGGCATGACCATGCTCTGCGTTACCCACGAGATGGGGTTTGCCCGGCAGGTCGCCGATCGGGTGATCTTCATGGACGAGGGCCAGATCGTCGAGCAGAACGAGCCGGAAGAATTCTTCAACAATCCGAGGTCGCCGCGGACGCAGCTTTTCCTCAGTCAGATCCTGGGTCACTGACGGCAGGGCAGGGCGGGCCGGGGCCCGCCTCACGTCCTGTCCGACGCCTCTCCGAGCTGTTCGCGGGGGACCGCGAAATCCATGGCCCGGCCATCGCCCCACTGTAGATTGCTCCAGTCCGGGGCGTCGAAATCCGCGACGAGTGTGGCGCCGGTCGGATAGTCGTCGAACCTGTCATGCGCCGGCGGCCGGTCCAGAAACTTCCGGGCGGCAATCCCGATGCCGGGGTTATGCCCTATGACAAGCACAGAGTCCGCCGACACACGTCGAAGGACTTTCCGGATCGTGATCGGTTCGCCGTGATAGAGCTCGTCAAGGAATTCGACCGGAACATCGCCGGGCAGGGCCAGACCTTCGAGCGTCTCGCGCGTGCGCCGCGCGGTCGAACAGAGGACCTGTCCCGGCACATAACTCTTGGCGCGCAACCAATCGCCCATGGCCCGGGCGGAGCGGGTACCGCGTGAATTCAGTGGCCGGTCGAAGTCGGCCACGTTCCGTGCATCCCACGAGGACTTGGCGTGTCGCATGAGGATCAGTCTGAGCATCCGCTACCCCCGGAAGACCTTCATGTGATAGGCGGACTGCTCTGGCAGCCGACCGAAATCCTGCGAAACCGGGCAGGCACGTCTGGCCTTGCAGCCCCGCTCCATGCAGTCCGATCCAAAAGGTGTTTCGAGATACACCTTACATGCCGCCACGTCATAGGCCACCCCGTCGAAGGCGTCGACAGGGCAGGCGCTCTTGCAGGGCCGGCCAACGCAGCGCGCGCAGGGCGACGACTCTGGTTGCGGCAGGTCGATCCGCGTCTGCAGTGCAAGTGCGCCCCGGATCGAGACGAAAAGCCCGGCCCGGGAATGCACCAGCAGGCCGATGGGAGAGGCGTGCAGGTTCCCGCTGCGCAGGGCCCAACGGATGAAGGGGCGGAAGGGCGGACCGCCGAAGGGAAAGAGGGCGACTGCCCCCAGTTCGCGCGCCCACCCCCCGATGACCCGGGACGACCAGCGATCGACCGGGTCCGGGCCGCCATCTCGCCATTCGCGGGAGGCCTGGAGCACGGGCCAGAAACGCGGCTCGTCCGGGCCCAGCAGCAGCAATGTGCCGGTGCCCTGCGGCAGTCCGTCGTCAGTTTCGGGATGGAAGCCGCCGAGGATGCAAAGCGACCTCTCCCGTGCCTCTGCATCAAGGCGGGCATGCTCTGTGGTACGGGATTCGCTTCGCTCGGGCATGACGAAAGCCTAGCGGGGGCTGCGCGCGGCACAATTCCCCTTTGCCCATCCGTTGCGCCAGATCCGCGCCGCGCTCACCCGGCCCGGATGATGCTGCCGGCCCCGTGTTCGGTGAAGAGCTCGAGCAGGCAGGCGTTCGGAGCGCGTCCGTCGAGGATCACAGCCGCGCGTACGCCGCCCTCGATGGCGGTCAGGGCCGTTTCGGTCTTGGGGATCATTCCCCCGGCAATCGTCCCGTCGGCGGTCAGCGCCCGGATCTGGCTGGCGGTAAGCTGGGTGACGACTTCCCCCGCGGCGTTCTTGACGCCCGAGACATCGGTAAGCAGCAGAAGCCTGTCGGCCTTCAGCGCGGCGGCAATCGCGCCGGCGGCCGTATCTCCGTTGATGTTGTAGGTCTGGCCGTCTTCCCCCACGCCAAGCGGCGCGATGACGGGAATGTATTCCTTCGCCCCGAGATCGCGCAGCACGGTCGGATCGACCTTCGTGGGGGCGCCCACCAACCCGAGAGCGGCGTCCTCGGGCGTGCAGGTGATCAGGTTGGCGTCCTTGCCCGACAGACCGACGGCCCGCCCGCCCTGGGAATTGATCGCCTCGACGATGCGCTTGTTGACCAGCCCGCTCAGCACCATCTCGACCACCTCGATGGTCGCCTCGTCGGTCACGCGCTTGCCGTTGCGGAATTCGGATTTGATGTCGAGCCTCTCGAGCAGGGCGTTGATCATGGGCCCGCCGCCGTGCACGACGACCGGATTGATGCCGACCATGCGCATCAGCACGACGTCGCGGGCGAATTCGTCCATCGCCTCTTCACTGCCCATGGCGTGCCCGCCGAGCTTTATGACCACCGTCGCTCCGGCATAGCGCTGCAGATAGGGCAGGGCCATGTTGAGCGTGCGGGCGGTGCCGATCCAGTCGCGGTCCATGTCTTGCGTCTTCATCCTGTTCACCGTGGTGCTGGCGTTTATGGGAAACCGGGGTCCGGGGCGCAAGGGTGCGCTTTGCCGGAGTCAGGGCAACGTGGCGATGATGGCGCGCAGCGTGGCGATCCCCCAGCCCTTTTCGCTGGAGGTCACGACGATCTCCGGAAACGCTGCCGGATGCGCGGCCAGCTTGCCCCGGACCTGGTCGAGGATCTTCTCGCGTTCCGCTTCCTTCACCTTGTCGGCCTTGGTCAGCACCGCCTGAAAAGCGACGGCCGAGCTGTCGAGCAGGGACATGATCTCTTCGTCCACGGCCTTCACGCCGTGGCGTGCGTCGATGAGCACGAAAGCGCGGCGCAGGTTCTGGCGGCCCGAAAGATACTGTTTGAGGAGGCGCTGCCATTTCTCGACGACGGCCACGGGTGCGTTGGCGAAGCCGTATCCGGGCAGATCCACAAGGTAGTGGCTTTCGCCAGCGGTGAAGAAGTTGATCTCCTGGGTCCGGCCGGGCGTATTCGAGGCGCGCGCCAGGGCCTTGTGCCCGGTCAGCGCGTTTATCAGTGTCGATTTGCCCACGTTAGAGCGACCCGCGAAGCAGACCTCGGTCCGGTCAGCCGGGGGCAGCCCGGACATGGCGACGACGCCCTTCAAAAAGGCCGTCTCCCCGGCGAACAGCATCCGCCCGCGTTCGAGAGCTTGCGCGTCAGGATCTTCCGCGATCGTGAACCTGATCTGCATCACTGCACCGCCACCCTGTCGCCGACCGAAATCCTTCCGCTCCGGACGACCTCCGCCCTCACGGAAAAATCCCTGTGGCCCCAGTGGTCGAGCGCCCCGAGCGTATCGGCGTCGCGCTGCCCGGTCTCGGGGTTGGCGGCGGTGGCCATGCAGCGGTCGGTGCGTTCGCGCACGAGCAACACGGCGTCGCCGATGGCGATCTCGCGGCCGACCCAATCCAGTTCCTCCCATGGGTCCAGCTCGCCGTCGAGCCAGATGTTGCCGCGCCAGCGATGGATCGAGAGCGGACGGGACATGTGCTCTTCGACCGCGCGATGCGAGGCCATGCTGCAGATCGTCACCGAAGGGAATTCACTGTCCGTGTAGCCGCGTCGGTCGAGCCGCAGGATGCGCGCCGGCAGCGCCCGGGTCGGCGGGACGATCGGCGTCACCCAGTTCAGGAAGGCTTCCGCTTCGCTGTCGGGGTTGAAGGTCAGCGCGGGCAGGCGCGGATGCCGGAGCGTGAGACGCTCGGTATCCTCATGCAGCGTCGCCGTGATGGCCATCAGCGCGGGCGCTTTGGAGACGATGCTGAAATTCATGTAGGGCGCCCATTCTCCGGGCTGCGCCTTTGACGCTTCGTGGGCCACGGCCCATACGCGGTCCCAGGGCATCGCTTCGCCGGCGGTCAGGGTCACCTGCTCGATCGCTTCGCGCCCGTGGCTCTTGAGCGGGTAGCGCAGGATGCAGGAGACCGCTGTCATTTTGCGTCCGGCTTGGGTTTCCGGCTGAGGCCCTTGCGGATGTTCCCGAACACGTCGGGCTTGTGTCCGTGGCTGCGCATGATGGTGTACTGCTGGATGAAGGTGATCGTGTTGTTGGCGATCCAGTAGACCACAAGCCCGCTGGCGAAACCGCCGAGCATGAACATGAAGACCCAGGGCATCCAGGCGAAGACCATCTGCTGCGTCGGATCGGCAGGCGCGGGGTTCAGCTTCTGCTGCAGCCACATCGAGATGCCGAGCAGCAGGGGCAGGATGCCGATGAAGACCAGCGCAAGGATCGTGCCCGGTTCGGGCGCGTCCCAGGGCAGAAGGCCGAAGAGGTTGAAGAGCGAGGTCGGATCGGGCGCGGAGAGGTCCTGGAACGGACCGAAGAAGGGCGCCTGGCGCAGTTCGAAGGTGACGAAGATCACCTTGTAGAGCGAGAAGAAGATCGGGATCTGCAGCAGGATCGGCAGGCAGCCCGCCGCCGGGTTCACCTTCTCGCGCTTGTAAAGCTCCATCATGCCCTGCTGCATCTTCTGGCGGTCGTCGCCGGCCTGCTCCTTCAGCTTCTCCATCTGGGGCTGAAGTTCCTTCATCTTCGCCATCGAGACGTAGGACTTGTAGGCCAGCGGGAAGAGGATCGCCTTGATGATCAGCGTAAGAACGATGATCGCCACGCCCATGTTGCCGATGAGCTGGTTCAGATGGTGCAGCAACCAGAAGATCGGCTTGGTCAGGAAGAAGAACCAGCCCCAGTCGATGCTGTCGACGAAGCGATCGACGCCGGCATCCTGGTAGGCGCGGATGACTTCCCACT encodes:
- a CDS encoding amino acid ABC transporter permease, translated to MSDTHAQTVAYVRDTMLPPTDPPARETGAVKWVRENLFSSIPYSILTLLALYVVWSVLSGILPWLFGGVWNAPDIRACREILAGAEGGCFAVLTERWNQLLFGIAYPQDGYWRPTLAFVLLFVAAAPLLFAHLPRRLLIVSALYPFIAYWLIWGGTFLIPVVQLAGVVAGYLVYSRLVARGFLTALLGGIVGAALVWWLGGYLTEAMPRFAALEEVPSRNMGGFMLNMILGTICVSLSLPLGILLALGRRSRLPIIKLICVVFIEFIRGVPLITLLFVANVVLAYFLPPGTNFDLILRVIIMITMFASAYIAEVIRGGLAALPKGQYEAADSLGLDYAQSMRLIILPQALKISIPGIVNVAVGLFKDTTLVSIISMFDLVGMIRGPILASTEWNGVYWELWGFAALLFFVVCYGISQYSQWLERQLQTGHH
- a CDS encoding amino acid ABC transporter ATP-binding protein, with product MAEQARSMISDKVAVQITRMNKWYGTFHVLRDIDLTVYQGERIVIAGPSGSGKSTLIRCINALEEHQEGRIEVDGTVLSSDLKNIDKIRSEVGMCFQHFNLFPHLTILENCTLAPIWVRKTPKKEAEETAMHFLRKVKIPDQANKYPGQLSGGQQQRVAIARSLCMKPRIMLFDEPTSALDPEMIKEVLDTMVELAQEGMTMLCVTHEMGFARQVADRVIFMDEGQIVEQNEPEEFFNNPRSPRTQLFLSQILGH
- a CDS encoding histidine phosphatase family protein, producing MLRLILMRHAKSSWDARNVADFDRPLNSRGTRSARAMGDWLRAKSYVPGQVLCSTARRTRETLEGLALPGDVPVEFLDELYHGEPITIRKVLRRVSADSVLVIGHNPGIGIAARKFLDRPPAHDRFDDYPTGATLVADFDAPDWSNLQWGDGRAMDFAVPREQLGEASDRT
- a CDS encoding ferredoxin: MPERSESRTTEHARLDAEARERSLCILGGFHPETDDGLPQGTGTLLLLGPDEPRFWPVLQASREWRDGGPDPVDRWSSRVIGGWARELGAVALFPFGGPPFRPFIRWALRSGNLHASPIGLLVHSRAGLFVSIRGALALQTRIDLPQPESSPCARCVGRPCKSACPVDAFDGVAYDVAACKVYLETPFGSDCMERGCKARRACPVSQDFGRLPEQSAYHMKVFRG
- the argB gene encoding acetylglutamate kinase, whose protein sequence is MKTQDMDRDWIGTARTLNMALPYLQRYAGATVVIKLGGHAMGSEEAMDEFARDVVLMRMVGINPVVVHGGGPMINALLERLDIKSEFRNGKRVTDEATIEVVEMVLSGLVNKRIVEAINSQGGRAVGLSGKDANLITCTPEDAALGLVGAPTKVDPTVLRDLGAKEYIPVIAPLGVGEDGQTYNINGDTAAGAIAAALKADRLLLLTDVSGVKNAAGEVVTQLTASQIRALTADGTIAGGMIPKTETALTAIEGGVRAAVILDGRAPNACLLELFTEHGAGSIIRAG
- the yihA gene encoding ribosome biogenesis GTP-binding protein YihA/YsxC; the encoded protein is MQIRFTIAEDPDAQALERGRMLFAGETAFLKGVVAMSGLPPADRTEVCFAGRSNVGKSTLINALTGHKALARASNTPGRTQEINFFTAGESHYLVDLPGYGFANAPVAVVEKWQRLLKQYLSGRQNLRRAFVLIDARHGVKAVDEEIMSLLDSSAVAFQAVLTKADKVKEAEREKILDQVRGKLAAHPAAFPEIVVTSSEKGWGIATLRAIIATLP
- a CDS encoding MOSC domain-containing protein encodes the protein MTAVSCILRYPLKSHGREAIEQVTLTAGEAMPWDRVWAVAHEASKAQPGEWAPYMNFSIVSKAPALMAITATLHEDTERLTLRHPRLPALTFNPDSEAEAFLNWVTPIVPPTRALPARILRLDRRGYTDSEFPSVTICSMASHRAVEEHMSRPLSIHRWRGNIWLDGELDPWEELDWVGREIAIGDAVLLVRERTDRCMATAANPETGQRDADTLGALDHWGHRDFSVRAEVVRSGRISVGDRVAVQ